TGGAAAAATAATACAACGAGACATAGTACCCGATGGGTTTTATTTGGTTGCTGACCGGGAAAATTATTGCCCAAAATTCCATAAAGCTATCATTGATCAGGTTAGAACGGTTACCCATATCGCTAAAGCTGATCAGCAGGGAAATATTTTAGATGTTGAAGTTGATCAAGAGGGGGTAATACAATATGAAGCCAGAAAATTGCATTTATGCTCTGCCATGAGTCAACCTCAATATTCAACGACCACAGAAGTATACCCGGATAGTCCTAAGGTTAATGCTGAGAATTGTATTTTGGCGCAAGTGATGGCAATTATAGGTGGCTTAGAGTACTTATTGAAGCTGTAGCGGAAGCTTAAACAAGTTCACTGTGTTATTAAAGGTATGTCGAGCTAAATTTTCTCTGCTCAAACCTTTTAACGCTGCAATATGGTCTAATACTTTTACAGTGTATGCCGGTTCATTGCGTTTTCCTCTAAAAGGCACGGGTGCAAGAAAAGGACTATCGGTTTCAATTAATATTCTATCCATAGGAACATATTTTGCTGCATCTTGTACATCCTGAGCTTTATTAAAAGTAACAATCCCAGAAAAAGAAATGTAAGCCCCAAGGTCTAAAAATTTTTTTGCTTCGGCTTTATTAGAAGAAAAACAATGAATAACTCCGCCGTGTTGATTAAAAATATCATGATTTTTACACAAGACAAAGGTATCATCAAAAGCATCTCGAGTATGAACACAGATGGGTTTGCTTTGTTCTTTTGCAAGGTTAAGCAATTGATCAAAACAATGGGTTTGAATCTTTTTAGGAGAGTTTTCATAGTAATAATCTAAACCTATTTCACCAACAGCATAGAATTTATAATTTTTAAAAAAGCTTTTTAAAGTTTGTAGCGCGTCAAAGTTAAAAAGTTTAGCATCATGCGGGTGAATTCCTAATGTTGGAAACATGAAATCCTTATGTTGTTTTGTCAAATCAAGACTGGTGACTATATCATTCTTGTTGGGACCCATGATAATTTGAAGCATGGCGCAAACACCAGCATTTTTAGCACGATCAACAGCACCTCTAACATCATCTTTAAAGGCATCTTGATCTAGATGAGCATGTGAATCAATAACTGAAAATGAAGGAGGGGTTGTTATTGGGCCAAGTTCCATAATTTTTTCCAATCAATTAATAAGCGTTCAATCCAAAGTTGTGCATTGCCATAGCGGTTAAGTACCTGCGATTCTGCATGTTTAAGTAAGGTATGAAAGTTTTCCATACGATTTAAATGTAAGAAGTAATTTTTTTGTGCCTCATGCATATAAAGTTTAAGAAAAACTTTATAAAATTGATCAAAGAAAAAGTGATGTTCCTCTTTTTGTTTAGCAATAGATTTTGAAAAATTAAAAATTTTCTCCAAGGCAGTATGATTTTTTTGTTGTAGAAGTTCATTAAGCTCATTAGACCAAGCAGGGGGTTCAACAGGGTTCTTAGCGTTTAGCGCTTCATCTTGAATATGGCATTTAAGGCTACGAGACAGTATGGTGCGTAACAGTCGATTTTGGTTTTCTGTCCATAAAATAATATGAGCAAAAGTTGGGGGTTCCTCCATGCTTTTTAATAAAGCATTAGAAGAAGAAGCGTTAAGACGGTGGGCATTGTGGATATGTAAAACTTTTTTATTTTGTTCATGTGGAGATATATTTAACCAACGCAACATGTTTTTAATGTCATCTAAAGGGATTTCATTTTTTTCTGGTTGGTAGATATAAACATCTGGGTAATTGCCATGTTCAATTTTTTGGCAAGATGGGCATTGAAGGCAAGCATTAACACCAGCCAAGTTTTGGCAAAATAGATTTTGAGATAGGTTTTTTGCCATTAATAATCTTTGTTGGGAAGAATCACAGGATACGCTGATGGCTTGCACCAATCGATTTTGTGAAAAGAGCTCTACAATACGTTTTAAGAAAAATTCTGATTTCATTGCTTGAGCCCAAGCATTTTAAGAATTTCAGCATGCAGTTGCGAAATGCTTTGATTGGCATTTAATGTTGTAAAAAGTTCGTTGGTTTTTGCAAGAGACAAAAAACCCTGTCTAACTCTTTGATGAAAATCTAGCGCTTCATTCTCAAAACGATCTTCACGATGACCTTTTTGTTGCTGGGCTAAGCGATCAAGAGAACGTTGAATGCCTAAAGCAGGTTCAGCATCAAGCAGTATCACTTGATCAGGTAGAGTATTGTCAGTTGCCAATTGATTGAGCATATTAACAGTATCTAAGTCTAAGCCGCATGCATAACCTTGATATGCTAAAGATGAATAAATATAACGATCACAGATGATGTAATCAGCAAGCTTCAATTGAGGTTTGATGACTTTTTCAACATGTTCTTTGCGTGCTGCTTCAATTAAAAAAAGTTCAGTTAAGGGCAACATAGAGCCTTTACCAGAACGAACAATACATTTTCTTATTTCATCAGCCTGTGGAGTGCCTCCAGGCTCGCGGGTAGATACAACGTTTTTTCCTTGTGATTGAAGAAAATCACATAATAATTTAACCTGGGTGCTTTTTCCAACACCCTCAATACCCTCAAAAACAATAAACGTTGCTTTTTTCAAAAGTGAAATAAAGTGGTTAAATCGAGTTTAGCAATTAAACTTAGGCATCCAAAAGTTTTTTAAGCGAGGGTGTAGACCCTTCAATGCGTCTTAGTCTTTTGCCTTCTTTGCCTTGAGTTCTGATTTTTCTTTTTCTAACTTTTTTCGTTCTTCTGTATGCTGCTGCCATAATGCATGCAGCTATATGCTATTTTTTTGGATTATGCAAGACCAAGCCATCGTGTCCATAGGATTTTATTTTTGCCAGCTCCTGCTCTGCCAGAGCCCGATCTGAAAATGGTCCAGAACATACTCTGTAACGTTTTTTTGGGGCAGAAACAATGCTTAAGCTATTGGAAATATTTTGTTTTTTTAGTTTATTTAAGAAGCTTTTAGCATTGTCATGGACAGTAAAATAACCCAGTTGAACCCAATATTGGTTGGGGTAGGTGTTATCAACAAAAGGCTCGGTTTTACCTTTTATGACAGTCATTCTGACCTTACTAACCCCGTCTTGATCAAGGCCTAGTTTTTTTGCAGCCTTGTACGACACATCAATAATTCTGCCTTCAATAAAAGGACCTCGATCATTGATAATAACGTTAACGGATGCGCCTGTATCTAAGCGTTTAACCTTAACCTCGCTACCAAAAGGCAAAGATTTATGGGCAGCCGTTAACTTATGCATGTTGTATGTCTCACCTGAAGCAGTTTTTTTACCATGAAAGCCTGGACCATACCATGAAGCATAACCGACTTGGCTGTTCTGAGCATTGGGTTCAATATGTTGAATTGGTCTATGTCCGCAAGCGGTACTAAAAAGAGTTAAACTGAGCAGTAAGAATTTAAATAAATTTGGATTTTGGTTTTTTATGAACATGATTATAGGACAATCTTAACTGAGAATAAAAAGAATGCGTAATTTATCCTGGATTTGAGTGGTTTTTTTAACTTAGGAATAAGTATAAGACTTGAGTTACTTTTATATACAAAGCACTAAAAAATTTATAATTGATCAAGAATATATTAAAGCCTAAGTGACTGTATTTTTTCTTCTAAAATGTTAAAGAGGTCAATATACTTAAGTGGATCATGCAAGGAAAGTTGTAATTTTTTCATAGTCACTGTATGTTAGGGGTGTATATATCTTTGGCA
This window of the Oligoflexia bacterium genome carries:
- a CDS encoding septal ring lytic transglycosylase RlpA family protein, whose amino-acid sequence is MFIKNQNPNLFKFLLLSLTLFSTACGHRPIQHIEPNAQNSQVGYASWYGPGFHGKKTASGETYNMHKLTAAHKSLPFGSEVKVKRLDTGASVNVIINDRGPFIEGRIIDVSYKAAKKLGLDQDGVSKVRMTVIKGKTEPFVDNTYPNQYWVQLGYFTVHDNAKSFLNKLKKQNISNSLSIVSAPKKRYRVCSGPFSDRALAEQELAKIKSYGHDGLVLHNPKK
- a CDS encoding TatD family hydrolase; the encoded protein is MELGPITTPPSFSVIDSHAHLDQDAFKDDVRGAVDRAKNAGVCAMLQIIMGPNKNDIVTSLDLTKQHKDFMFPTLGIHPHDAKLFNFDALQTLKSFFKNYKFYAVGEIGLDYYYENSPKKIQTHCFDQLLNLAKEQSKPICVHTRDAFDDTFVLCKNHDIFNQHGGVIHCFSSNKAEAKKFLDLGAYISFSGIVTFNKAQDVQDAAKYVPMDRILIETDSPFLAPVPFRGKRNEPAYTVKVLDHIAALKGLSRENLARHTFNNTVNLFKLPLQLQ
- the tmk gene encoding dTMP kinase: MKKATFIVFEGIEGVGKSTQVKLLCDFLQSQGKNVVSTREPGGTPQADEIRKCIVRSGKGSMLPLTELFLIEAARKEHVEKVIKPQLKLADYIICDRYIYSSLAYQGYACGLDLDTVNMLNQLATDNTLPDQVILLDAEPALGIQRSLDRLAQQQKGHREDRFENEALDFHQRVRQGFLSLAKTNELFTTLNANQSISQLHAEILKMLGLKQ